The following proteins are encoded in a genomic region of Haloarcula salinisoli:
- a CDS encoding CDP-2,3-bis-(O-geranylgeranyl)-sn-glycerol synthase — MELVGVVVTAVWAMLPAYVPNNVAVLAGGGKPIDGGQKLGDRRILGDGKTHRGTVFGTAAGVALALLLSEIAPTTSDLLGIQLPTFPILAGLGLAFGAMLGDIGASFLKRRTGRERGAAFPGLDQLDFVVGALASVWVLAPGWTEGVFTPPVLLAVLVLTPLLHVVTNVGAYALGLKDEPW, encoded by the coding sequence ATGGAGCTAGTCGGGGTCGTCGTGACCGCTGTCTGGGCGATGTTGCCCGCGTACGTGCCCAACAACGTCGCCGTGCTGGCAGGCGGCGGCAAACCGATAGATGGCGGGCAGAAACTGGGTGACCGCCGCATCCTCGGCGACGGGAAGACCCACCGTGGCACCGTCTTCGGGACGGCGGCCGGAGTCGCCCTCGCACTGTTGCTGTCGGAGATTGCACCGACGACGAGCGACCTTCTGGGTATCCAGTTGCCGACCTTCCCCATCCTCGCCGGGCTCGGACTGGCCTTCGGGGCGATGCTGGGCGATATCGGGGCCTCGTTCCTCAAGCGCCGGACCGGCCGGGAACGGGGCGCCGCCTTCCCCGGGCTGGACCAGCTGGATTTCGTCGTCGGGGCGCTGGCCTCTGTCTGGGTGCTGGCGCCGGGGTGGACCGAAGGGGTGTTCACGCCGCCGGTGTTGCTCGCCGTGCTCGTGCTCACGCCACTGTTGCACGTCGTGACGAACGTCGGCGCCTACGCGCTCGGGCTGAAAGACGAGCCGTGGTGA
- the hemC gene encoding hydroxymethylbilane synthase has protein sequence MSTSTLRLATRGSDLALRQAATVRDSLASRRLTVELSEVETTGDQLTDELIHRLGKTGAFVHSLDEKVLAGELDAAVHSMKDMPTERPDELVVAGVPERGAAEDVLVTPEGIDLEDLPEGSVVGTSSLRRKAQLLAERPDLVVEPLRGNVDTRIEKLLAPSLQAEHQERHEAEEERKGEAGDPDSDYEHPYEQDVEAWFNGLAELERRALEREPDTEYDAIVLAKAGLDRAGLTHHVGTTTLDPEQFVPAPGQGALAVTAVDGDLAADINDRIDDTQTRVETTVERTILAELGGGCVAPIGIHARLAGGVVRTVVRVLSQDGTENIQVSRDLPVERHIDAAQDLAAELADRGADDLIQAARRDSEGADDDAATAREEDE, from the coding sequence ATGAGTACTTCGACGCTGCGACTTGCGACACGCGGCTCCGACCTCGCCCTTCGGCAGGCCGCCACGGTTCGGGACTCGCTCGCGAGCCGACGGCTCACAGTCGAACTGAGCGAGGTCGAGACGACGGGGGACCAGCTCACCGACGAGCTCATCCACCGGCTGGGCAAGACCGGCGCCTTCGTCCACAGCCTGGACGAGAAGGTGCTTGCCGGCGAGCTCGACGCCGCCGTCCACTCGATGAAAGATATGCCGACCGAACGGCCCGACGAACTGGTCGTCGCCGGCGTGCCCGAACGCGGGGCCGCCGAGGACGTGCTGGTGACGCCCGAGGGTATCGACCTCGAGGACCTGCCCGAGGGGAGCGTCGTCGGCACGTCGAGCCTGCGCCGGAAGGCCCAGCTGCTCGCAGAACGCCCAGACCTCGTCGTCGAGCCCCTTCGCGGGAACGTCGACACCCGCATCGAGAAGCTGCTGGCGCCGTCGCTCCAGGCAGAACATCAGGAGCGCCACGAGGCCGAAGAGGAACGGAAGGGCGAAGCAGGTGACCCCGACAGCGACTACGAACACCCCTACGAGCAGGACGTCGAGGCGTGGTTCAACGGACTGGCGGAGCTGGAACGCCGCGCGCTCGAACGCGAGCCCGACACCGAGTACGACGCTATCGTGCTGGCGAAAGCCGGGCTGGACCGCGCCGGGCTGACCCACCACGTCGGGACCACGACGCTCGACCCCGAGCAGTTCGTCCCGGCGCCGGGCCAGGGCGCGCTGGCGGTGACTGCCGTCGACGGCGACCTCGCGGCGGATATCAACGACCGAATCGACGACACCCAGACCCGCGTCGAGACGACCGTCGAGCGGACGATTCTGGCCGAACTCGGCGGCGGCTGTGTCGCGCCTATCGGTATCCACGCCCGGCTCGCCGGGGGCGTCGTTCGAACCGTCGTGCGGGTGCTCTCCCAGGATGGCACGGAGAACATCCAGGTCAGCCGTGACCTCCCCGTCGAACGCCACATCGACGCGGCCCAGGACCTCGCTGCGGAGCTCGCCGACAGGGGGGCGGACGACCTCATCCAGGCCGCGCGCCGGGATAGCGAGGGGGCCGACGACGACGCCGCGACTGCCCGGGAGGAAGACGAATGA
- the cobA gene encoding uroporphyrinogen-III C-methyltransferase, translated as MSDGSHEGKSESAVGKVYLVGSGPGDPDLLTVKAKRLLEEADVVLHDKLPGPEILEMIPEEKREDVGKRAGGEWTPQEYTNTRLVETAQQGNVVVRLKGGDPTVFGRGGEEMVHLAANDIPFEIVPGITSAIAGPEAAGIPVTHRDYVSSVSFVTGHEDPTKDESAVDWEALANTGGTIVVLMGVGKLPGYTDELLKYGMDPDTPVALIERATWPDQRVATGTLDTIVDVRDSEGIEPPAITVIGEVAGERERVVEFLEGV; from the coding sequence ATGAGCGACGGTTCTCACGAAGGTAAAAGTGAGTCGGCGGTCGGGAAGGTGTATCTCGTCGGCTCCGGCCCGGGCGACCCCGACCTGCTGACGGTGAAGGCAAAGCGCCTGCTGGAGGAGGCCGACGTAGTGCTCCACGACAAGCTTCCGGGTCCCGAAATCCTGGAGATGATTCCCGAGGAGAAGCGCGAAGACGTGGGCAAGCGTGCCGGCGGCGAGTGGACGCCCCAGGAGTACACGAACACCCGACTCGTCGAGACCGCCCAGCAGGGCAACGTCGTCGTGCGGCTCAAGGGCGGCGACCCGACGGTCTTCGGCCGGGGCGGCGAGGAGATGGTTCATCTGGCGGCAAACGACATCCCGTTCGAAATCGTCCCCGGCATCACCAGCGCCATCGCCGGGCCGGAGGCGGCGGGCATCCCCGTCACCCACCGTGACTACGTCTCTTCCGTCTCCTTTGTCACGGGCCACGAGGACCCGACGAAAGACGAGTCGGCGGTCGACTGGGAAGCACTGGCCAACACCGGCGGGACCATCGTCGTCCTGATGGGCGTCGGCAAGCTGCCCGGCTACACCGACGAACTCCTGAAGTACGGCATGGACCCCGACACCCCTGTGGCGCTCATCGAGCGGGCGACCTGGCCCGACCAGCGCGTCGCCACGGGCACCCTCGATACCATCGTCGACGTGCGCGACAGCGAGGGTATCGAACCGCCCGCCATCACCGTCATCGGCGAGGTCGCCGGCGAACGAGAGCGGGTCGTCGAGTTCCTGGAGGGGGTCTGA
- a CDS encoding uroporphyrinogen-III synthase, producing the protein MREAPRLRVAAFRPDDERLADAVELLESLGADPVPDPMLAVEPTDAAPREDCDYVVLTSKTGVELAAEAGWNPEKATVCAIGDSTAAALREAGYAVDVVPEEFSSTGLVERLAAEVAGARVEVARSDHGSAVLTDGLEDAGAYVHETVLYRLVRPPESGESAELAAAGDLDAALFTSSLTVEHFLDAAAERGIRDAALEGLSDATVGTIGNPTKETAEATGIRVDIVPERADFETLACEVVEAAAPTHHE; encoded by the coding sequence ATGCGGGAGGCGCCACGGCTTCGGGTCGCGGCGTTCCGGCCCGACGACGAGCGCCTCGCCGACGCCGTCGAACTGCTGGAGTCGCTCGGGGCCGACCCCGTGCCGGACCCGATGCTCGCCGTCGAACCCACCGACGCGGCCCCTCGTGAGGACTGTGACTACGTCGTCCTGACCAGCAAGACCGGCGTGGAACTGGCCGCCGAGGCCGGCTGGAACCCCGAGAAGGCGACCGTCTGTGCTATCGGCGACTCGACCGCCGCGGCGCTGCGCGAGGCTGGCTACGCCGTCGACGTGGTGCCCGAAGAGTTCTCCTCGACCGGGCTGGTCGAGCGGCTCGCGGCGGAGGTGGCCGGCGCTCGCGTCGAGGTCGCCCGCTCGGACCACGGGTCGGCCGTGCTCACTGACGGGCTCGAGGACGCCGGCGCGTACGTCCACGAGACAGTTCTCTACCGACTCGTCCGGCCACCCGAGTCCGGCGAGTCGGCCGAACTCGCCGCCGCTGGCGACCTCGACGCAGCGCTCTTTACCTCGTCGCTCACCGTCGAGCACTTCCTCGATGCGGCCGCGGAACGCGGTATCCGTGATGCTGCCCTCGAAGGCCTCTCGGACGCGACGGTCGGGACTATCGGAAATCCCACGAAGGAAACAGCCGAAGCAACAGGCATTCGTGTCGATATCGTCCCGGAACGGGCCGACTTCGAGACGCTGGCCTGCGAGGTCGTCGAGGCGGCCGCCCCGACCCACCACGAGTAG
- a CDS encoding PspA/IM30 family protein translates to MSLLGRLAFTIRSKLSALINRTSDPASELDYSYEQLRDELQNVTRAVADVTTQKKRLEIHRRRLRENVETYDGQARAAMRQDREDLARRAVEKKQAHVSQITELSEQISNLQATQDQLVGKRAELSSQIEQFRTRKETVKARYEAAEASARVSEAFTGVGTTLDDVGRTMERATERTERMEARAAALEELAETGQLENVLEEGDDIDRELDRLSTERSVENELDTLRTELAGEERATEPAD, encoded by the coding sequence ATGAGCCTGCTCGGTCGGCTCGCCTTCACCATCCGCTCGAAGCTCTCGGCACTGATAAACCGGACGTCGGACCCCGCGAGCGAGCTCGACTACTCCTACGAGCAGTTGCGCGACGAACTACAGAACGTCACGCGGGCCGTCGCCGACGTGACGACCCAGAAGAAACGACTGGAGATACATCGCCGACGCCTCCGGGAGAACGTCGAGACGTACGACGGGCAGGCCAGAGCGGCCATGCGCCAGGACCGCGAGGACCTCGCCAGGCGCGCCGTAGAGAAGAAACAGGCCCACGTCTCCCAGATAACCGAGCTCAGCGAGCAGATATCGAACTTGCAGGCGACCCAGGACCAGCTGGTCGGCAAGCGGGCCGAGCTATCGAGCCAGATAGAGCAGTTCCGCACGCGCAAGGAGACCGTCAAGGCCCGGTACGAGGCCGCCGAGGCGTCGGCCCGCGTCTCCGAGGCCTTCACCGGCGTCGGCACGACGTTGGACGACGTGGGCCGGACGATGGAGCGGGCCACCGAGCGCACGGAGCGGATGGAGGCACGCGCGGCGGCACTCGAAGAGCTGGCGGAGACGGGCCAGCTGGAGAACGTCCTCGAAGAGGGCGACGACATCGACCGGGAGCTGGACCGCCTCTCGACGGAGCGGTCCGTCGAGAACGAACTCGACACCCTCCGGACGGAGCTGGCGGGCGAGGAACGCGCGACCGAGCCGGCCGACTGA
- a CDS encoding single-stranded-DNA-specific exonuclease RecJ: MSVPVPALADRATASADRLRAADRVLLASHIDADGLTSAAIASAALARAGIPVETVFKKQLDADEIASIAARDEETVLFTDFGSGQLDVISEHVAAGDFEAVVADHHQPADPAECHPDAVHDTDGYADFDYHCNPLLVGINGASELSGAGAAYVLARALEPDDGDNRDLAALAVVGAVGDMQAVGGELVGANSGIVEEGVAADVLTEGTDLSLYGKQTRPLPKLLEYATEVPIPGISNDQAGATRFLEKLGLDLKRQGEWRTWADLTDDERQTVASALVQRAVKRGVPAEKIESLVGTTYTLTAEPTGTELRDASEFSTLLNATARYERADVGLAVCLGDRKAPLEQARKLLANHRRNLSQGLDLVKERGITHAEHVQYFDAGDAIRETIVGIVAGMALGTDGVDADKPIIAFADADGETKVSARATGPLVGRGVDLSVVMGEAARSVGGDGGGHDIAAGATVPAGEEDAFIAAADDIVADQLG; the protein is encoded by the coding sequence ATGAGTGTTCCCGTTCCCGCGCTGGCCGACCGCGCAACAGCGTCTGCCGACCGCCTTCGCGCGGCCGACCGCGTCCTGTTGGCCTCCCACATCGACGCCGATGGGCTGACGAGCGCCGCCATCGCGTCGGCGGCGCTGGCGCGGGCGGGGATTCCCGTCGAGACGGTGTTCAAGAAGCAACTGGACGCCGACGAGATAGCGAGTATCGCCGCGAGAGACGAGGAGACGGTGCTGTTCACCGACTTCGGCTCAGGCCAGCTAGACGTCATCTCGGAGCACGTCGCCGCGGGCGACTTCGAGGCTGTCGTCGCCGACCACCACCAGCCCGCCGACCCGGCCGAGTGCCACCCCGACGCCGTCCACGACACCGACGGTTACGCCGACTTCGACTACCACTGCAACCCCCTGCTGGTCGGCATCAACGGCGCCTCGGAGCTGTCCGGTGCGGGGGCGGCCTACGTGCTGGCGCGGGCGCTGGAACCCGACGACGGGGACAACCGCGACCTCGCGGCGCTGGCAGTCGTCGGCGCGGTCGGCGATATGCAGGCTGTCGGCGGCGAACTCGTCGGTGCCAACAGCGGAATCGTCGAGGAGGGCGTCGCAGCTGACGTGTTGACCGAGGGGACCGACCTCTCGCTGTACGGCAAGCAGACCCGCCCGCTCCCGAAACTGCTCGAGTACGCGACGGAGGTCCCGATTCCAGGCATCTCGAACGACCAGGCCGGCGCCACCCGCTTCCTGGAGAAGCTGGGGCTGGACCTGAAGCGACAGGGCGAGTGGCGTACCTGGGCGGACCTCACCGACGACGAGCGCCAGACGGTCGCCAGCGCTCTGGTCCAGCGAGCCGTCAAGCGCGGCGTTCCGGCCGAGAAGATAGAGTCGCTCGTCGGCACGACCTACACGCTGACCGCCGAGCCAACTGGGACGGAACTCAGAGACGCCAGTGAGTTCTCGACGCTGCTGAACGCCACTGCTCGCTACGAGCGAGCCGACGTGGGGCTCGCAGTCTGTCTGGGCGACCGCAAGGCCCCCCTCGAACAGGCCCGGAAACTGCTCGCGAACCATCGTCGGAACCTCTCGCAAGGGCTGGACCTCGTCAAAGAGCGCGGTATCACCCACGCCGAACACGTCCAGTACTTCGACGCCGGCGACGCCATCCGCGAGACCATCGTCGGCATCGTCGCCGGGATGGCGCTTGGGACCGACGGCGTCGACGCCGACAAACCCATCATCGCCTTCGCCGACGCCGACGGCGAGACGAAGGTCTCCGCGCGGGCGACCGGCCCGCTGGTGGGCCGTGGTGTCGACCTCTCGGTGGTGATGGGTGAGGCCGCCCGCTCGGTCGGGGGCGACGGCGGCGGCCACGACATCGCCGCCGGTGCGACCGTGCCCGCGGGCGAGGAGGACGCGTTCATCGCGGCCGCCGACGACATCGTCGCCGACCAGCTCGGGTAA
- a CDS encoding DUF5783 family protein, whose product MTDFDPEQFEDKYANYFPQLQKAYQQAFEVMNDRYDSELVHAIDQQVLNESEPFYDDDRGFYIELPEDPGDRLTAVIVDDEKFSAVLEEYVDQLETELHEIFGVER is encoded by the coding sequence ATGACCGACTTCGACCCCGAGCAGTTCGAGGACAAGTACGCCAACTACTTTCCACAGCTCCAGAAGGCCTACCAGCAGGCCTTCGAGGTGATGAACGACCGCTACGACTCCGAACTCGTCCACGCCATCGACCAGCAGGTGTTGAACGAGTCCGAGCCGTTCTACGACGACGACCGTGGGTTCTATATCGAACTCCCCGAGGACCCGGGCGACCGGCTCACCGCGGTCATCGTCGACGACGAGAAGTTCTCGGCCGTCCTGGAGGAGTACGTCGACCAGCTAGAGACGGAACTGCACGAAATCTTCGGCGTCGAACGCTAA
- a CDS encoding GldG family protein, which translates to MSNVAKRVGVFLVALVLAVGIGSVALGAGGGSAPAVNDANASAFNTGDAVADVPNESGEISMSEDAEGQVVVIDTTRSSSVTPETVTPMTNALIESGASVRYSSGGSGYGASLNSTLSEADAYIVFGASRPFTESDAAGLREFTDAGGRVVLMNEPRQQVPLGLFGSSSRFGAPSPNPLLSVSSEYGVTYENGYLYNMDDNANNYRNVYATPSGNSELTEGVDRVVLHESVAVSGGETRLTATEGTTLSTTRESDTYGVLAQEGNFVTVGDASIFDQEYLYHADNEVLVSNLLDFLVSGDKSPEDAPGGGGFGGGGGDGSFGGGGDGGFGGGDGGEGPTRTPVAP; encoded by the coding sequence ATGAGTAACGTCGCGAAACGAGTCGGCGTCTTCCTCGTCGCGCTCGTACTGGCGGTCGGCATCGGGTCTGTCGCGCTCGGCGCGGGCGGCGGGTCCGCACCGGCGGTCAACGACGCGAACGCCTCGGCGTTCAACACAGGCGATGCGGTCGCAGACGTCCCCAACGAGAGTGGCGAGATATCGATGTCCGAAGACGCCGAAGGACAGGTCGTCGTCATCGACACGACTCGAAGCTCGAGTGTCACGCCCGAGACCGTGACGCCGATGACCAACGCACTGATCGAGAGCGGGGCCTCGGTCCGGTACAGCTCCGGCGGTTCGGGGTACGGCGCGAGCCTGAACAGCACGCTGAGCGAGGCCGACGCGTACATCGTCTTCGGCGCCAGCCGGCCCTTCACCGAGTCGGACGCTGCCGGCCTGCGCGAGTTCACCGACGCGGGCGGTCGCGTCGTCCTGATGAACGAACCGCGCCAGCAGGTTCCGCTCGGACTGTTCGGCTCCAGCAGTCGCTTCGGCGCTCCGTCGCCGAACCCGCTGCTTTCGGTGTCCAGCGAGTACGGCGTGACCTACGAGAACGGCTACCTGTACAACATGGACGACAACGCCAACAACTACCGGAACGTCTACGCGACGCCGTCGGGTAACTCCGAGCTCACCGAGGGCGTCGACCGGGTCGTGCTCCACGAGTCGGTCGCCGTCAGCGGCGGCGAGACGCGACTGACCGCCACCGAGGGAACGACGCTGTCGACGACGCGCGAGTCGGATACCTACGGCGTCCTGGCCCAAGAGGGGAACTTCGTCACAGTCGGTGACGCGAGCATCTTCGACCAGGAGTATCTCTACCACGCCGACAACGAGGTGCTGGTGAGTAACCTGCTCGACTTCCTGGTCTCCGGTGACAAATCGCCCGAAGACGCCCCAGGTGGCGGCGGCTTCGGTGGCGGTGGCGGTGACGGCAGCTTCGGCGGTGGCGGTGACGGCGGCTTCGGCGGTGGTGACGGCGGTGAGGGACCCACGCGGACACCGGTAGCACCGTAG
- a CDS encoding S49 family peptidase has protein sequence MNNPIDNYVTTALQSYTVLAIVALLIGAAVAPYAVAVAESNENHVVVVSIDEPITASSGQQTVQEIRSLRNNDSVKAVVLDINTPGGSAAASESMYMAIKRLSDEKPVYTSVGSSAASGGYYAAIASDKIYVTPGSLVGSVGVRASVPSSGGLPPGVTTGPDKAGAMTQDEWYAAIESMQRSFVGSVMQERGDNLTVDRETVAEATIYVGGRAVNTGYADEIGNTEDAIAAAAEDAGVSDYQVSYRDPAQPQLSLLGLNTGDDTNSTVTVDQAPMDDNGIDRVRFLMLFGTLENERILYNSTDQGGVRDE, from the coding sequence ATGAATAACCCAATCGACAATTATGTGACGACTGCCCTCCAGTCGTACACAGTCCTCGCGATCGTCGCCCTCCTCATCGGCGCCGCGGTGGCGCCGTACGCGGTGGCAGTCGCGGAAAGCAACGAGAACCACGTCGTTGTAGTGAGTATCGATGAACCGATAACGGCCTCTTCAGGCCAGCAGACCGTCCAGGAGATCCGGTCCCTCCGGAACAACGACTCCGTCAAGGCGGTCGTGCTGGACATCAACACCCCCGGCGGTAGTGCCGCGGCCAGTGAATCGATGTACATGGCGATAAAACGGCTCTCAGACGAGAAGCCGGTGTACACGAGTGTCGGCAGCAGCGCCGCCTCCGGCGGCTACTACGCTGCCATTGCCAGTGACAAGATATACGTCACGCCGGGCAGCCTCGTCGGTAGCGTCGGTGTCAGAGCGAGCGTCCCGTCGAGTGGGGGTCTCCCGCCGGGCGTGACGACCGGGCCGGACAAGGCCGGAGCGATGACACAGGACGAGTGGTACGCCGCAATCGAGTCGATGCAGCGGTCCTTCGTCGGCTCGGTGATGCAAGAACGCGGCGATAATCTCACTGTCGACCGTGAGACCGTCGCGGAGGCGACCATCTACGTCGGCGGTCGTGCGGTCAACACCGGCTACGCCGACGAGATTGGAAACACCGAGGACGCCATCGCAGCCGCCGCGGAAGACGCCGGCGTCTCGGACTACCAGGTGAGCTACCGCGACCCGGCACAGCCACAGCTCTCGCTGCTGGGTCTGAACACCGGAGACGACACGAACAGCACCGTGACCGTCGACCAGGCGCCGATGGACGACAACGGTATCGACAGAGTCAGATTCCTCATGCTGTTTGGCACCCTCGAGAACGAACGAATCCTGTACAACAGCACCGACCAGGGAGGTGTTCGCGATGAGTAA